A window of Auraticoccus monumenti contains these coding sequences:
- the mraZ gene encoding division/cell wall cluster transcriptional repressor MraZ produces MFLGTHTPKLDEKGRFFLPAKFRDELADGLVITRTQDRALAIYPMATFVQMTTEIASAPTSVKQVRDYQRMLAAGASDETPDKQGRVTIPPHLRGYAGLEKDVVVIGAINRVEIWDAATWQEYSAAQESAFAGMDGEVFPGL; encoded by the coding sequence GTGTTCCTGGGCACCCACACCCCCAAGCTCGACGAGAAGGGCCGCTTCTTCCTTCCGGCGAAGTTCCGTGACGAGCTGGCCGACGGGTTGGTCATCACCAGGACGCAGGACCGCGCCCTGGCGATCTACCCGATGGCCACGTTCGTCCAGATGACGACGGAGATCGCTTCCGCACCGACCAGCGTCAAGCAGGTCCGCGACTACCAGCGCATGCTGGCGGCCGGGGCATCGGACGAGACGCCGGACAAGCAGGGCCGTGTCACCATCCCGCCGCACCTCCGCGGCTACGCGGGGCTGGAGAAGGACGTGGTCGTGATCGGGGCGATCAACCGGGTCGAGATCTGGGACGCGGCGACCTGGCAGGAGTACTCCGCGGCGCAGGAGTCGGCGTTCGCCGGCATGGACGGAGAGGTCTTCCCCGGGCTCTGA
- a CDS encoding AAA family ATPase — protein sequence MSLDYDSQTAPTQTLDDVLDVIGRVRSAIETVIEGKRDSIDLALIVLLAEGHLLVEDVPGVGKTMLAKALGRSIDCSVRRLQFTPDLLPSDITGVSVYNQQSREFEFKPGGIFANIVVGDEINRASPKTQSALLEAMEERQISVDGTTYLLAPPFMVVATQNPIEMEGTYPLPEAQRDRFMARIEMGYPTPSAELDMLEHHGSSDPLQLLQPVTDAATVRGLVAAVKEVYVAPAVKEYVIQIVNATRSSRDLRLGASPRATLQLLRAARAHAALARRDYVTPDDIAYLATPVLAHRVLPSTDAQLARRSVGDIIATAVRSVAIPDRP from the coding sequence GTGAGCCTCGACTACGACAGCCAGACAGCGCCGACCCAGACGCTGGACGACGTCCTCGACGTCATCGGACGGGTCCGGAGTGCGATCGAGACCGTCATCGAGGGCAAGCGCGACAGCATCGACCTCGCCCTGATCGTGCTGCTGGCCGAGGGGCACCTGCTGGTGGAGGACGTCCCGGGGGTCGGCAAGACGATGCTGGCCAAGGCGCTCGGACGCTCCATCGACTGCTCGGTCCGTCGCCTCCAGTTCACCCCCGACCTGCTGCCCTCCGACATCACCGGGGTCTCGGTGTACAACCAGCAGAGCCGTGAGTTCGAGTTCAAGCCGGGCGGCATCTTCGCCAACATCGTCGTGGGCGACGAGATCAACCGCGCCTCGCCGAAGACGCAGTCCGCGCTGCTGGAGGCGATGGAGGAGCGGCAGATCTCCGTCGACGGCACCACCTACCTGCTGGCCCCGCCGTTCATGGTCGTGGCCACCCAGAACCCGATCGAGATGGAGGGCACCTACCCCCTCCCCGAGGCCCAGCGCGACCGCTTCATGGCCCGGATCGAGATGGGCTACCCCACCCCCAGCGCGGAGCTCGACATGCTCGAGCACCACGGCTCGAGCGACCCGCTCCAGCTGCTGCAGCCGGTCACCGACGCCGCGACCGTCCGTGGCCTGGTCGCCGCGGTGAAGGAGGTCTACGTGGCACCGGCGGTGAAGGAGTACGTGATCCAGATCGTCAACGCCACCCGGAGCTCGCGCGACCTCCGGCTCGGCGCCTCGCCCCGGGCCACCCTGCAGCTGCTCCGGGCTGCCCGCGCCCACGCCGCCCTGGCCCGCCGCGACTACGTCACCCCCGACGACATCGCGTACCTGGCCACCCCGGTGCTGGCCCACCGGGTGCTCCCCTCCACCGACGCCCAGCTCGCCCGGCGCTCGGTCGGCGACATCATCGCCACCGCGGTCCGCTCGGTGGCGATCCCCGACCGTCCCTGA
- the rsmH gene encoding 16S rRNA (cytosine(1402)-N(4))-methyltransferase RsmH, which yields MANREHVPVMLGRIVELLSPALAAPGSVLVDGTLGLAGHTEALLRACPEVHVVGIDRDPMALERAEERLAPHRDRVTLVEAVYDELPEVLERLGRPRVQGVLLDLGLSSLQIDRTERGFAYAVDAPLDMRMDGTQALTAAVVVNTYEARELSRVLRVYGEERFADRIARAVVTERQREPFTTSARLVQTLTTAIPAATRRTGGHPAKRTFQALRIEVNRELSALEGVLPAAVSALAVGGRLAVLAYHSLEDRMVKRVLAAASSDTAPHHLPVVPEWLKPELRLLTRGAEKPDADEIATNPRSASARLRAAERTKEAAA from the coding sequence GTGGCGAACCGCGAGCACGTCCCCGTCATGCTCGGACGCATCGTGGAGCTGCTCTCCCCGGCCCTGGCCGCCCCCGGATCGGTCCTCGTCGACGGCACCCTCGGGCTAGCCGGCCACACCGAGGCCCTGCTGAGGGCCTGCCCCGAGGTGCACGTGGTCGGCATCGACCGCGACCCGATGGCGCTGGAGCGCGCCGAGGAGCGGCTGGCCCCCCACCGTGACCGGGTCACCCTGGTCGAGGCGGTCTACGACGAGCTCCCCGAGGTGCTGGAGCGGCTCGGACGCCCCCGGGTGCAGGGCGTGCTCCTCGACCTCGGCCTCTCCTCGCTGCAGATCGACCGCACCGAGCGCGGCTTCGCCTACGCCGTCGACGCCCCGCTGGACATGCGGATGGACGGCACCCAGGCGCTGACCGCCGCCGTCGTGGTCAACACCTACGAGGCCCGCGAGCTGAGCCGGGTGCTGCGGGTCTACGGCGAGGAGCGCTTCGCCGACCGGATCGCCCGTGCCGTGGTGACCGAGCGGCAGCGGGAGCCCTTCACCACCTCCGCCCGGCTGGTGCAGACCCTCACCACCGCCATCCCCGCCGCCACTCGACGCACCGGCGGCCACCCGGCCAAGCGCACCTTCCAGGCCCTGCGGATCGAGGTGAACCGCGAGCTCTCCGCGCTGGAGGGCGTCCTCCCCGCCGCGGTGTCCGCCCTGGCCGTGGGCGGACGCCTGGCCGTGCTGGCCTACCACTCCCTGGAGGACCGGATGGTCAAGCGGGTGCTGGCCGCCGCCTCCTCCGACACCGCCCCGCACCACCTGCCGGTGGTGCCGGAGTGGCTGAAGCCGGAGCTCCGGCTGCTCACCCGCGGCGCCGAGAAGCCCGACGCCGACGAGATCGCCACCAACCCCCGATCCGCCTCGGCCCGGCTGCGGGCCGCCGAGCGCACCAAGGAGGCCGCCGCATGA